A DNA window from Hevea brasiliensis isolate MT/VB/25A 57/8 chromosome 2, ASM3005281v1, whole genome shotgun sequence contains the following coding sequences:
- the LOC110635933 gene encoding U1 small nuclear ribonucleoprotein A, translating to MALLEQKNVADVNNVSTGTEIPSNVTIYINNLNEKIKIDELKKSLHAVFSQFGKILEILAFKTLKHKGQAWVVFEDVKSATNAMRQMQSFPFYDKPMRIQYAKAKSDIIAKADGTFVPREKRKKHEEKGKKKKEQHDANQVGMGLASGYASAYGATPPLSQIPYPGGAKSMVPEVPAPPNNILFIQNLPSETTPMMLQMLFQQYPGFKEVRMVETKPGIAFIEYGDDMQSTGAMHGLQGFKIQQNSMLITYAKK from the exons ATGGCGTTGCTAGAGCAAAAGAATGTGGCCGATGTGAATAATGTGAGTACTGGCACCGAAATCCCTTCCAACGTCACCATTTACATCAACAATCTCAACGAGAAAATCAAAATCGACG AGTTGAAGAAATCCCTGCATGCGGTGTTCTCTCAATTCGGTAAGATTTTGGAGATATTAGCGTTCAAGACGCTGAAACACAAAGGGCAAGCTTGGGTCGTTTTCGAGGATGTTAAGTCAGCTACTAATGCTATGAGGCAAATGCAGTCTTTCCCCTTTTATGATAAGCCCATG AGaatacaatatgcaaaagcaAAATCGGACATCATTGCGAAAGCTGATGGCACTTTTGTTCCAAGGGAAAAACGAAAGAAGCATGAAGAGAAAG gaaaaaagaagaaagagcAGCATGATGCTAATCAAGTGGGGATGGGTCTTGCTTCTGGTTATGCTAGTGCCTATGGTGCAACTCCTCCG TTATCACAAATACCCTATCCAGGTGGTGCAAAATCTATGGTTCCTGAGGTTCCAGCTCCACCCAATAATATACTGTTTATTCAAAATCTTCCCAGTGAGACAACTCCAATGATGCTGCAAATGTTATTCCAGCAGTACCCAGGTTTTAAGGAGGTTAGGATGGTGGAAACAAAGCCAGGGATTGCCTTTATAGAGTACGGCGATGACATGCAGTCAACAGGTGCAATGCATGGTCTTCAGGGTTTCAAGATTCAGCAAAATTCAATGTTAATTACCTATGCGAAGAAATAG
- the LOC110635942 gene encoding indole-3-acetic acid-induced protein ARG2 — translation MARSFSNAKVLSAFITKAINRRGFSAAAAAPQGVVSRGGASMVKKTAEEKIGSAEKVAWIPDPRTGCYRPENLAEEIDAAELRAMLLKKN, via the coding sequence ATGGCTCGTTCTTTCTCAAACGCAAAGGTTCTTTCTGCTTTCATCACCAAAGCAATCAACAGGCGAGGATTTTCAGCGGCTGCTGCTGCACCACAAGGAGTTGTGTCCAGAGGAGGAGCTTCCATGGTCAAGAAAACTGCGGAGGAGAAGATTGGATCCGCCGAGAAGGTCGCATGGATTCCAGACCCCCGTACCGGATGCTATAGACCAGAGAATTTAGCGGAGGAGATTGATGCGGCCGAGCTAAGAGCTATGCTGTTGAAGAAGAATTGA
- the LOC110635949 gene encoding uncharacterized protein LOC110635949, giving the protein MGLLPLPKSLPLMALLWAILFTLMTSSTTPFASGDDDDGKLSAYEVLATYDFPRGLLPVGVAGYELNRETGEFSAYLNGTCKYRIESYTLEYKSTITGVISKGRLRKLKGVRVYVVLLWLNIVEVSRDGDDLDFSVGIASASFPVDNFEESPQCGCGFDCDKLKDGLVSSS; this is encoded by the coding sequence ATGGGTTTGCTTCCACTTCCAAAATCTTTGCCTTTAATGGCTCTTTTATGGGCAATTTTATTCACTCTGATGACTTCTTCCACAACTCCGTTTGCATctggtgatgatgatgatggtaagCTATCAGCATATGAAGTTCTTGCAACATATGACTTTCCAAGGGGTCTTCTTCCAGTAGGGGTAGCTGGGTACGAGTTAAACAGAGAAACAGGCGAGTTCTCAGCTTATTTGAACGGAACTTGTAAATATCGTATCGAATCATATACACTGGAGTACAAGTCTACGATTACGGGTGTAATATCCAAAGGCAGGCTCAGGAAGTTGAAGGGTGTTAGAGTTTACGTTGTTTTGCTGTGGCTAAACATCGTGGAAGTGAGTCGGGATGGCGATGATCTCGATTTCTCTGTTGGGATTGCTTCAGCCAGCTTTCCAGTTGACAACTTTGAGGAGTCTCCACAGTGTGGGTGTGGGTTTGATTGCGACAAGTTGAAGGATGGCCTTGTTTCTTCTTCTTAA